In Schizosaccharomyces osmophilus chromosome 1, complete sequence, the genomic window ataatCCAACGATCCAGGGTATCCAGCACATGTATACTTACCAGCACTAGAGTACATGCCAAATTTGAACCCCATGTTgtgaattttttcaatcatgTCCTCTAGCCCATTTGGGAATTTCTCGGGATCAGGAACAATTTTTCCTGTCTCCGGGTCTCGTTGTCGTTTGGACCAACAATCATCCATGATAATATGATTATATCCTAATTCTAATAAACCGGTTTCCTTCATAGCTTTCGCGTTGTTTAGGATCACGGTTTCATTAATGTCACAGGTATAACGGTTCCATGAATTCCATCCCATCGGAGGACTTTGTCCTAGACCATTGTCCAAGGCCCATATCGCTGGAGCAATTGCTAATATCAGTAGAGTAGTAAAAGACATCATGTTTGcgatttattgaatttcatttgctttttcctttttttaacatTTCGTGCAGGGAACGTTACGTATATATGACTAttaaagaacaaaaactttACTCGCATCTTGTTCTTCCTccatgaaaatgaagacCCGTAAGCAACACAAACATTCATATTTAGTCACCATTACCAGCTTGCTTCTTTCATTACGTTAAAGGTAGCTTTCTACTGTCTGAGACGTCACTACTTCCTAGCTAACTGCTGAATGTTAAAATTAGagtatttcaaaaataaaatttattaCTATCATATTTGACACATTTCAATAGCAAGCATTAAtggtaaaaagaaaagcagagtaaaaaaaaagataggAACATAGACAAGaaagtgaaagaaaatataatattgaGCACGGATTTTCTTATCgtataaatataatttgGAAAGCGTAATAGTTACCAAAGGACACAACTTAATTAGTAACGGGAACTAAGGAATCATCAGAGCTGGGAGGTATACCCATCTTGGCGATATACTCTCTCGCTTCCTCTCTCAAGCGTTGAGCTTTAGAACTATCCCAGCCAAACtcttctttcattaatGTAGTAATACCATCGACAGCTCTCAAAGCTTCTCTGGCATTCAAAAATGCAAGTCTTGATCTTCTAGCTATAAAATCGAGTGGGGTTCTCGTGTATTCGTAGCGCAAACTGTACTTCAATTCAGCAACTGTGAAAGGTTCGTCAAAGGAGGCATATGACAATTCATTGTTCTTTGTAACACTATCTTTAGAAGGAGTGAAGCTCTTGTTTCCAGCAAGAACAACGGGTAACTTATTAATGTCGTTTTGGGTGtacaattccaaaattaaaGGAGAGCGGGTACCGTAGTTATGGGAAAGGTGTTTTGCCAAAGTAAGTGGAATATGGTAAGTATGCATTAATTTAGCAGAATAGTTCTTGGTGTAATCTTCACCGCCAACCaaaattatttgttttgtctGGCATGGTTTCAAGGTCCTACCAAAGTCAAAGTCCTTAAGCAATTTGTCCACAGTCTCTTCGGCCATTTCTCTGTAAGTAGTCCATTTACCACCACTGATTGTGACAAGCCCAGTCTCAGTTGTGTAGATTAAGTGAGAGCGAACCAAACCTTGGGTACTTGAAGTGCTTGGGTCAAGACCCTTGGGAACATTCGAAGGGTCACGAACCAAAGGACGGATTCCACTCCAAGCTGACAGAACGTCATCTCTTTGAACAGGGAAAGTAATGTAGTTTTGCAGTTCATTTAAGATGTCTTGAATATCTTCCTCCGAAGGAGAGGGATTGGAAATGGCTTCCTTGAGTGGATTATCAGTAGTACCAGCCAAAACCTTGCCTTGCCaaggaaggaaaaacaTGACACGGCCATCCTTGGTAGATGGATCAAGTAAGCCCATATCTCTAGGGCAATAGTATTCGGGTAGAACAACGTGGACTCCAGAAGATGGAACGACCATACGAGGAAATTGAGCAGTCTTGGGTGGCTTACCATTTGcattttcatccatttctAAAATCTTATCAGCGTAGGGTCCAGTAGCATTCACAGTGGCTGTAGCCTTGATTTCGTATTCCAAACCAGTTTCACGATCTACAGCAATGGCACCAAGAACCTTATTTTCGGAAGACTTGATTAATTGCTTGACTTCCATGTAATTCAAAACAGTAGCGCCATGATCGACGGCTGTAATGGCAAGGGTCGTGTTCATTCTTGCATCGTTAAATGAGCCGTCATGATAAACACAGGCAGCCTTCAATTCTGAGTCGTTAAGCATAGGAGCAATGGCAGTGGTCATTTCTCTGGAAAATACGGTAGAAGCTCGTAAATTTTGGGAGCCAGCAAACCAGTCATACAACTTGCAACCAGCATAATAATAAGGAATTCTCCACCATTCATAAACAGGAATCATAATCGGCAATACAGAACAAAGATGAGGAGCAGTACGAAGCATGTTTGCCCTTTCATTGAGGGCTTCAATTACCAAGTCAAGTTGGGCTTTAGAGAGTTGAAAGATagctttttccaaataccGTACACCACCGTGGGCCATTTTCGTGGATTTCGAGGAAGTTTCAGCAGCAAAGTCGGTTTTTTCTAATAAGCAAACATTGAGACCACGCGTAGCGGCATCAACAGCGACACCTGTACCCGTGGCACCACCTCCGATCACCAAAACATCGTATTTTGGAGTCGACTTGACACGATCCAAAAGGGATTCACGAGATGGAGGTGGttccaattccttttggaAAGGCTTATAGAATGCCTTGTTGTATTCAGCATTGTTATGCGTAGATTTGGAGAACACAGCAACAGTGTAAGCACCACCAGCAAGCGCAGTAGCTCCTATAGCTAGTTGAGTTGATCTTTTACGGAAAAACCCAAACATGATGAACCAAGCAGAGGGAAGAACAATGGGATCGATGAATATATGAACGGCTTGTCAACGGAAAgacagaagaagaagaagaaattaaataaaaattaaaagtgaaaatgaaaagcagTCGTAGGTATTAAGCgtaaaagaataagaaaCAACCCACAAAGCAactattcaaaaaagtcaaaaggaaaaacgGAAAAATGTAATGTATCTATACACAAAAAGATCCTAGCGTTagcttttctatttctttttttttaacaagGAAGAGAGGAACGTTATCAATTGGGGATAAGATAGAAAATAACGAATTGATAAACAATACTTCTAAAGAaggtaaaaagaaaaaaaaaaagattcaacTTTTTAAAAGGTTTCTAGAGGGACAAAGgcttgtttttgatttttgaatttggtttttggCTTCTTGAGAAGGACGTCGAGGGtgtttatatatattcTCCGCATTACGTAGTGCTTAACTTAAGCGGTACCAGGTGGGAGCAAACGTATTCTCGGTCAAATCAAAAGGCACGAGAGGAGGCATAACTCTAACGGATAAAGCTTGCACTGCCTCGTTTTCAACCCTCCTACCCCAGCCGCCAATGACGAAGCAAATGATGCACgactgtttttttttttgtttatgtttatgtttacaTCCAATTCTAGAGACATTTGCACTAGTACGTCTTATCATAAAAGAATCGGTTTGCTTATAGATGGATCcgcttttgtttgtacAAACGGTTGGAGACGTGCGGGAAAGTTCATTAGCGCAAGTTCCCTTCCTCCTACTGGACTTTCCGAAAGCCGGCAAGAGTATACATCATatcaaaatcattttcatttttctcGTTAAGGACTCTACTTGGTAATAGATACACTGTAGGAGCTAAAGCAAGtcgttttgcttttctatttaaagtttcttcttttcaacaCAGAAAATCTCCATCCTTCGTCGGTTTGgattgtaaacaaacagaatttgaagaaatcatACTAAAGGAATCCAATCTCCTTAGTATGACATTTCTCCGCATTTGCCAAATAAACATTACATAATAAGCGCAGCTCAGGACAATTATATCATCATGGTGTCATGAAGTCGCTTTTGcgaaaatgtaaacattGACAAGGCCGGCACATGGAGGAGTAGGGAGGGAGAGAGAGCAGAAAATGGTAGGAAATgaggaaggaaaaaaaaacaagagtatttctttttgtttttatgaataaCAGTTTCATTCTCGTTGAACATGAGcgtaaaaagaatggattCATCAATTGTCGTAACGTTTCCGTAGTCTTGGAATCGgttgttttttcctctttgtTCTCGTCGTTCTCGTCATTTTCTCCGTTCTTTATGTTGTCTTTTTGTCGACCTGGTGGAAACTTGCTCCATTAGGGTAAATGTGCAACGCGCAATGTGCAATGTGACAACATGCTCATGAAGGAGTATAGTCTTTTGATTTAGATGGTTCCATAGAGATTTCATCCATTGGGATTGTTGGGTTATCCACCTTGTGTCGCCGCATCCATAAACTTTTTAGTTTGTCACCATAAATAAGAATCGGCACACTAAACCCATGAATGATGATGGACGACAAAATGACAAAACTAACAATCGGCCATAATACTTCatgaagaatgaaaaactCGTCTGTCGATTTGTAAAccgtttcttcaatttcgtTTGGTGTAAGCGCGGACTTTGCTACGAATGACATGTATACGGCGCATACACCAATAGGTCCAAAATGCCCAACAAACAAGGCTTCCTTCCATGTTTGAATGTCTGGAATCAGCCGCTTGCACAATAAGACGACCGGTAGACGccgaaagaaaaaaatcaaaatggTAAACACAATAAGACGCCAAACGGAAAGGTCCATCTGGATCCAGTTAAATTTTTCCCAAGGAATGATGCTTCCAAAATAAGTAAAGAATAACAGGTTGAAGATTTGATCGATGAACGGTGGTACATAGCATTCCGACATGCCGTCAACAAACGCATTATCCCATGCCAGCATCACTCctgtaaaaaaagatagcAATAAATCATCCACTCCAATGATGGTACCAATTCCCGAACACATCAAAGGAATAGCAAAGAATAAGGAATAATAACTATTTGCATCGATAAATCTTAACTTTTGAAACCATTTCAGCATTTTGTCCAATAACACCCCCAATACACACCCAAAGAAAATGCCAAAGATGCATTCATAAAGAACAATCAAAAGTACCCAATCTCGACCAGCGTGCTTGGAAGGTTTCACTGTCAAGAGCTTCAAGGCAAAgtacaaaaaaggaacgGCCATGCCATCATTGCACCCAGACTCTGCAATCAATAATGCACGAATTTTCGGAGGAATCCTTTTCCCAATGGCACCTTCTCCTACAATTAAGGCAGACAAAACAGGATCTGTTGAAGTTATACATCCTGCGATTAGCAGAGAACCTAAAAATGTAATTTTGGGGAACAACGCATAAGCAAATCCAGCTGAAACCAACCATCCAAAAGTCATAATTATACTCAGCATTACAAAAatgctttgaaaatgatgtTGGAAATACGCGACCGGCAGTTCTACGCCAGAAGCAAACACTCGTACATTAATGACCATTCTACATATCTCAATAGTCACATATTCCATGTTCCCCCATGACTTTGGATTAATTAAATTGGCAGCATGTGGTCCAAAAATGAGACCAACAACACTGCCCAGAGCTATC contains:
- the gut2 gene encoding glycerol-3-phosphate dehydrogenase Gut2; amino-acid sequence: MFGFFRKRSTQLAIGATALAGGAYTVAVFSKSTHNNAEYNKAFYKPFQKELEPPPSRESLLDRVKSTPKYDVLVIGGGATGTGVAVDAATRGLNVCLLEKTDFAAETSSKSTKMAHGGVRYLEKAIFQLSKAQLDLVIEALNERANMLRTAPHLCSVLPIMIPVYEWWRIPYYYAGCKLYDWFAGSQNLRASTVFSREMTTAIAPMLNDSELKAACVYHDGSFNDARMNTTLAITAVDHGATVLNYMEVKQLIKSSENKVLGAIAVDRETGLEYEIKATATVNATGPYADKILEMDENANGKPPKTAQFPRMVVPSSGVHVVLPEYYCPRDMGLLDPSTKDGRVMFFLPWQGKVLAGTTDNPLKEAISNPSPSEEDIQDILNELQNYITFPVQRDDVLSAWSGIRPLVRDPSNVPKGLDPSTSSTQGLVRSHLIYTTETGLVTISGGKWTTYREMAEETVDKLLKDFDFGRTLKPCQTKQIILVGGEDYTKNYSAKLMHTYHIPLTLAKHLSHNYGTRSPLILELYTQNDINKLPVVLAGNKSFTPSKDSVTKNNELSYASFDEPFTVAELKYSLRYEYTRTPLDFIARRSRLAFLNAREALRAVDGITTLMKEEFGWDSSKAQRLREEAREYIAKMGIPPSSDDSLVPVTN
- the nhe1 gene encoding plasma membrane/prospore membrane sodium ion/proton antiporter Nhe1/Sod2 yields the protein MGWKQLEIDKVHLALIITGVFITIFCYTSRVIREKLLVGEATLGSVVGLIFGPHAANLINPKSWGNMEYVTIEICRMVINVRVFASGVELPVAYFQHHFQSIFVMLSIIMTFGWLVSAGFAYALFPKITFLGSLLIAGCITSTDPVLSALIVGEGAIGKRIPPKIRALLIAESGCNDGMAVPFLYFALKLLTVKPSKHAGRDWVLLIVLYECIFGIFFGCVLGVLLDKMLKWFQKLRFIDANSYYSLFFAIPLMCSGIGTIIGVDDLLLSFFTGVMLAWDNAFVDGMSECYVPPFIDQIFNLLFFTYFGSIIPWEKFNWIQMDLSVWRLIVFTILIFFFRRLPVVLLCKRLIPDIQTWKEALFVGHFGPIGVCAVYMSFVAKSALTPNEIEETVYKSTDEFFILHEVLWPIVSFVILSSIIIHGFSVPILIYGDKLKSLWMRRHKVDNPTIPMDEISMEPSKSKDYTPS